In one window of Erwinia tasmaniensis Et1/99 DNA:
- the flhB gene encoding flagellar biosynthesis protein FlhB produces MSQDSDQEKTESPTAHRLEKAREEGQIPRSRELTSILMLIAGLSILWGGGEWMGRKLGALLADGLVFNHSMVSDTSQMLRQIANLLQQAVLAVLPMMFGLVVVAIAAPMLLGGLVLSGKAIKFDLGKMNPIKGLAKLVSAQSAAELLKAVLKATLVSIVCGLYIWHHWAEMLRLMAESPITALAGAMNMIAMCCILVVLGLSPMVGFDVFFQLFSYFKNLRMSHQDIRDEHKQQEGDPHVKGRIRQQMRAAARRRMMADVPKADVIVTNPTHYSVALQYDENKMSAPKVLAKGAGEIALRIRELGAENRIPILEAPPLARALYRHSEIGQHIPGTLYAAVAEVLAWVWQLRRWKAEGGLIPKRPVKLPVPEALDFAGEQKSDG; encoded by the coding sequence GTGTCTCAGGATAGTGATCAGGAAAAAACAGAGTCACCCACGGCCCATCGTCTTGAAAAAGCGAGGGAAGAAGGACAGATCCCGCGTTCGCGTGAACTGACGTCTATCCTGATGCTGATTGCCGGTTTGAGCATCCTGTGGGGAGGCGGCGAGTGGATGGGGCGCAAACTGGGCGCGCTGCTGGCGGATGGCCTGGTGTTTAATCACTCGATGGTGAGCGATACCAGCCAGATGCTGCGCCAGATCGCTAATTTGTTGCAGCAGGCCGTGCTGGCGGTGCTGCCGATGATGTTTGGCCTGGTGGTGGTGGCGATTGCCGCACCCATGCTGCTCGGTGGCCTGGTGCTCAGCGGTAAGGCCATCAAATTTGACCTCGGAAAGATGAACCCCATCAAAGGATTGGCGAAGCTGGTCTCAGCACAATCCGCGGCAGAACTGCTGAAGGCGGTGCTGAAAGCCACGCTGGTCAGCATTGTTTGCGGGCTGTATATCTGGCACCACTGGGCCGAAATGCTGCGCCTGATGGCGGAGTCGCCGATCACCGCGCTGGCTGGCGCCATGAATATGATCGCCATGTGCTGCATTCTCGTGGTGCTCGGACTGTCACCGATGGTTGGCTTCGACGTCTTTTTCCAGCTGTTCAGCTATTTCAAAAATTTGCGTATGTCGCATCAGGATATTCGCGATGAGCACAAACAGCAGGAAGGTGACCCACATGTTAAAGGGCGAATACGCCAGCAGATGCGCGCCGCCGCGCGCCGCCGCATGATGGCCGATGTGCCGAAAGCCGATGTCATTGTGACCAACCCGACCCACTATTCGGTGGCCTTGCAGTATGACGAAAATAAAATGAGTGCGCCGAAGGTATTGGCGAAAGGTGCAGGGGAAATCGCCCTGCGCATCCGTGAGCTGGGGGCAGAGAACCGTATTCCCATCCTTGAGGCCCCGCCGCTGGCGCGTGCACTCTATCGCCACAGTGAAATTGGTCAGCATATCCCAGGCACGCTGTATGCGGCCGTGGCTGAAGTCCTGGCCTGGGTATGGCAGCTACGCCGCTGGAAGGCGGAAGGCGGCCTGATCCCGAAACGACCTGTTAAACTGCCGGTGCCGGAAGCGCTGGACTTTGCTGGAGAACAAAAATCTGATGGCTAA
- the flhE gene encoding flagellar protein FlhE — protein sequence MKIVFWLLLTVPALAAAADGGWQASGAGPALSNRGVQVSSQPLRPAAPVGGTMTDVYWRYTLSAPAPTGLQVRLCSENRCVAIEGGSGMTRGLTNVAAGESLRFIWLAEGKGRLFPTLRVVSHEVMVNYH from the coding sequence ATGAAGATCGTTTTTTGGTTGCTGCTCACCGTTCCCGCGCTGGCGGCGGCGGCTGACGGCGGATGGCAGGCCAGCGGTGCCGGGCCTGCGCTGTCGAATCGGGGCGTGCAGGTTTCATCCCAGCCGCTAAGGCCTGCTGCGCCGGTTGGCGGAACCATGACGGACGTTTACTGGCGCTATACGCTCAGTGCGCCAGCGCCGACCGGCCTGCAGGTGCGGCTGTGCTCTGAAAACCGTTGCGTTGCCATTGAAGGCGGCAGCGGAATGACGCGCGGTTTAACCAACGTGGCCGCCGGAGAAAGTTTGCGCTTTATTTGGCTGGCAGAGGGGAAAGGGCGGCTATTTCCGACGCTGCGCGTGGTCAGTCATGAGGTCATGGTGAACTACCATTAA
- the cheY gene encoding chemotaxis response regulator CheY yields MVDKNMRFLVVDDFNTMRRIVRNLLKELGFNNVEEAEDGVDALNKLRAGGFDFVVSDWNMPNMDGLELLKTIRTDGALSKLPVLMVTAEAKKENIIAAAQAGASGYVVKPFTAATLEEKLGKIFEKLGM; encoded by the coding sequence ATGGTTGATAAAAACATGCGGTTTTTGGTGGTAGACGATTTCAATACGATGCGTCGTATCGTCAGAAACCTGTTGAAAGAGCTGGGCTTTAACAATGTTGAAGAGGCGGAAGATGGCGTCGACGCGCTGAACAAGCTGCGCGCCGGAGGTTTTGACTTCGTGGTGTCTGACTGGAACATGCCGAATATGGACGGCCTTGAGCTGCTGAAGACGATCCGTACCGACGGCGCGTTGAGCAAGTTACCGGTACTGATGGTGACGGCTGAAGCCAAGAAAGAGAACATTATTGCCGCCGCCCAGGCGGGCGCCAGTGGTTATGTGGTTAAACCCTTTACCGCAGCAACCCTGGAAGAGAAGTTAGGCAAAATCTTCGAAAAACTGGGTATGTAA
- the flhA gene encoding flagellar biosynthesis protein FlhA, producing the protein MANLAALLRLPGSMKETQWKVLAGPVLILLILSMMVLPLPPFILDLLFTFNIALSIMVLLVAMFTQRTLDFAAFPTILLFSTLLRLALNVASTRVILMDGHTGAGAAGRVVEAFGHFLVGGNFAIGIVVFIILVIINFMVITKGAGRIAEVGARFVLDGMPGKQMAIDADLNAGLIGEEEAKKRRSDVTQEADFYGSMDGASKFVRGDAIAGIMIMVINVIGGLLVGVIQHGMDAGHAAETYTLLTIGDGLVAQIPALVISTAAGVIVTRVGTDQDVGEQMVGQMFNNPRVMMLSAGVLGMLGLVPGMPNFVFLLFTAGLLGLAWWVRGKQMTPQAPAVAQSSSMQPENSGSMEATWGDVQLEDSLGMEVGYRLIPMVDSAQDGELLGRIRSIRKKFAQEMGFLPPVVHIRDNMDLTPARYRILMKGVEIGSGDAFPGRWMAINPGTAAGTLPGEKTTDPAFGLEAIWIDSALKEQAQIQGFTVVEASTVVATHLNHLIGQYASELFGRQEAQQLLDRVTQEMPKLTEDLIPGVITLTTLHKVLQNLLSERVSIRDMRTIIETLAEHAAVQTDPHELTSVVRVALGRAITQQWFPGAGEVQVIGLDTTLERLLLQALQGGGGLEPGLADRLLTQAQSALQHQEGLGAPPVLLVNHPLRALLARFLRRSLPQLIVISNMELTDNRQIRMTSTIGSQS; encoded by the coding sequence ATGGCTAATCTGGCCGCTTTACTACGCCTACCGGGCAGCATGAAAGAAACGCAGTGGAAGGTACTGGCCGGGCCGGTATTGATCCTGCTGATCCTGTCAATGATGGTGCTGCCGCTGCCGCCGTTCATTCTTGACCTGCTGTTCACATTCAATATCGCCCTATCGATTATGGTGCTGCTGGTGGCGATGTTTACCCAGCGTACCCTGGATTTCGCCGCTTTCCCCACCATCTTGCTGTTCTCAACCCTGTTACGCCTTGCGCTTAACGTTGCCTCGACGCGCGTCATTCTGATGGATGGCCACACCGGCGCGGGGGCTGCCGGACGGGTAGTTGAAGCCTTCGGGCACTTTTTAGTCGGCGGCAACTTCGCGATCGGTATCGTGGTATTTATCATTCTGGTGATCATTAACTTTATGGTGATCACCAAAGGCGCAGGACGTATTGCCGAGGTCGGCGCGCGTTTTGTGCTGGACGGGATGCCGGGCAAGCAGATGGCTATCGATGCCGATCTTAACGCCGGTTTGATTGGCGAAGAAGAGGCCAAAAAGCGTCGTAGCGACGTGACGCAGGAAGCCGATTTCTACGGTTCAATGGATGGTGCCAGTAAGTTTGTGCGCGGTGATGCCATTGCCGGGATCATGATCATGGTGATAAACGTCATCGGCGGCCTGCTGGTCGGCGTGATCCAGCACGGTATGGATGCAGGACATGCGGCGGAAACCTACACCCTGTTAACCATCGGTGACGGGCTGGTGGCGCAGATCCCAGCGCTGGTCATCTCGACCGCCGCAGGTGTGATCGTGACTCGTGTTGGCACCGACCAGGATGTCGGCGAGCAGATGGTCGGCCAGATGTTCAACAACCCGCGCGTCATGATGCTTAGCGCCGGCGTACTGGGTATGCTGGGCCTGGTGCCGGGTATGCCGAACTTCGTCTTTCTGCTGTTTACCGCCGGGCTGCTGGGGCTGGCATGGTGGGTGCGTGGCAAACAAATGACGCCGCAAGCCCCCGCCGTGGCGCAGTCATCCAGCATGCAGCCGGAAAATTCGGGCAGCATGGAAGCCACCTGGGGCGATGTTCAGCTGGAAGATTCGCTGGGTATGGAGGTCGGCTACCGGCTGATCCCGATGGTCGACAGTGCACAGGATGGCGAGCTGCTGGGACGTATTCGCAGCATCCGTAAAAAGTTTGCTCAGGAGATGGGCTTCCTGCCGCCGGTGGTGCATATCCGTGACAATATGGACCTGACACCCGCGCGCTACCGCATCTTGATGAAGGGCGTGGAAATTGGCAGCGGTGACGCCTTCCCTGGCCGTTGGATGGCGATTAATCCGGGCACGGCGGCCGGCACGCTGCCGGGTGAGAAGACCACCGATCCGGCATTTGGCCTTGAGGCAATCTGGATCGACAGTGCGCTCAAAGAACAGGCGCAGATCCAGGGATTCACCGTGGTGGAAGCCAGCACCGTGGTGGCCACCCATCTCAACCACCTGATTGGTCAGTATGCCAGCGAGCTGTTTGGCCGTCAGGAGGCGCAGCAGCTGCTTGATCGCGTCACCCAGGAGATGCCGAAACTGACGGAAGACCTGATCCCTGGCGTGATCACGCTCACCACCTTGCACAAAGTGTTGCAGAATCTGCTGTCTGAACGGGTGTCCATCCGCGATATGCGGACGATTATCGAAACGCTGGCGGAACATGCTGCCGTTCAGACCGATCCCCACGAGTTGACTTCCGTGGTGCGCGTCGCGCTGGGTCGAGCGATCACCCAGCAGTGGTTCCCCGGCGCGGGCGAAGTACAGGTTATCGGATTGGATACCACGCTGGAGCGTCTGTTGCTTCAGGCCCTACAGGGCGGCGGTGGGCTGGAGCCGGGGCTGGCAGACAGGCTGCTGACGCAGGCGCAAAGCGCGCTTCAGCACCAGGAAGGGCTGGGTGCTCCGCCAGTGCTGCTGGTTAACCATCCGCTGCGTGCGCTGTTGGCACGTTTCCTGCGCCGCAGCCTGCCGCAGCTGATCGTCATTTCCAATATGGAACTGACCGACAACCGACAAATTCGTATGACCTCAACCATTGGTAGCCAGTCATGA
- the cheR gene encoding protein-glutamate O-methyltransferase CheR, which yields MKKTTLLAPPENESLLTQMVQRLPLSDTHFKRISQLIYQRAGIVLADHKREMVYNRLVRRLRTLNIDDFGRYLALLEKDANSAEWQAFINALTTNLTAFFREAHHFPILAQHHAARSSGNYSVWCAAASTGEEPYSIAITLADAPGGGAGKFQIHASDIDTQVLEKAQAGVYRQDELRTLSQQQLQRFFLRGTGPHQGMVRVRPELTNRVSFSQLNLLGNDWALPGTFDAIFCRNVMIYFDKETQEKILRRFVPLLKPGGLLFAGHSENFSQISKEFYLRGQTVYGLTKER from the coding sequence ATGAAGAAAACGACGTTGTTAGCTCCACCGGAAAATGAATCGCTGCTGACGCAGATGGTTCAACGCCTGCCGTTATCCGATACGCATTTTAAGCGTATCAGTCAGTTGATTTATCAGCGGGCTGGCATCGTCCTTGCGGACCATAAGCGTGAAATGGTTTACAACCGCCTGGTACGCAGGCTGCGTACCCTGAACATTGACGACTTTGGTCGCTATCTCGCCCTGCTGGAAAAGGATGCCAATAGCGCCGAGTGGCAGGCCTTTATCAATGCGCTGACCACTAACCTGACGGCATTTTTCCGTGAGGCGCACCACTTCCCGATCCTGGCGCAACATCATGCTGCGCGCAGTTCGGGCAATTACAGCGTCTGGTGTGCGGCCGCTTCAACGGGAGAAGAGCCTTACTCCATCGCCATAACGTTGGCAGACGCGCCTGGCGGGGGGGCGGGGAAATTTCAGATCCATGCCAGCGACATTGATACTCAGGTTTTGGAAAAGGCGCAGGCGGGCGTATATCGTCAGGATGAGCTGCGAACGCTATCCCAGCAGCAGCTCCAGCGCTTCTTCCTGCGCGGCACCGGCCCCCATCAGGGCATGGTGCGGGTGCGGCCGGAGTTGACGAATCGGGTCAGCTTCTCCCAGCTCAATCTGCTGGGAAATGACTGGGCACTGCCCGGCACCTTTGATGCGATCTTTTGCCGCAACGTAATGATCTACTTCGATAAAGAGACACAGGAAAAGATTTTGCGGCGTTTTGTTCCTCTGCTTAAACCAGGCGGTCTGCTGTTTGCCGGTCACTCAGAAAACTTTAGCCAGATTAGTAAAGAATTTTATCTGCGTGGCCAGACGGTCTATGGACTGACTAAGGAAAGATAA
- a CDS encoding methyl-accepting chemotaxis protein, translating to MFKRMKVVTSLVLVLVLFGSLQLISGGLFFHSLNGDKKSFTLTQQIRQEQANLTSAWIALVQTRNTLNRAATRHLLDEKGQGTGSSVDELVALAKTQLNTAEQQFAAYRQELPAGVDNQPHVQAVNDHFNILHNALSELMRMLTSGDFKGFVDQPTTGFQNGFEQAYDNWLQHTAQLLSAGSAENDHAYQRAIWVLLSVLVVVLALIAAAWSGIHHILLRPLKQNIEHIRGIARGDLTQAIEAQGHNEMSQLAASLQHMQASLVTTVSAVRDGSEAIYTGASEISSGNNDLSSRTEQQAASLEQTAASMEELTATVKQNAENARQASQLALSASETALKGGKVVDGVVKTMSEISTSSKQIADIISVIDGIAFQTNILALNAAVEAARAGEQGRGFAVVAGEVRNLAQRSAQAAREIKGLIENSVARVDTGSVLVESAGETMSDIVNAVTRVTDIMGEIASASDEQSRGIDQVSEAVTEMDRVTQQNAALVEQSASAAASLEEQASRLTQAVAVFQMRKENRIAAVNNLAAPKTSSLSPPATAHKALPKATGSDENWETF from the coding sequence ATGTTTAAGCGCATGAAAGTGGTGACCAGCCTGGTGTTGGTTTTAGTGTTATTTGGCTCACTACAGCTTATTTCAGGTGGTCTGTTCTTTCATTCGTTGAATGGAGACAAGAAAAGCTTCACGTTGACGCAACAGATTCGCCAGGAGCAGGCAAATCTTACTTCTGCATGGATCGCGTTGGTACAAACGCGTAACACGCTCAACCGGGCCGCCACGCGTCACCTGCTGGATGAAAAAGGTCAGGGAACGGGATCATCCGTCGACGAGCTGGTCGCCCTGGCGAAAACCCAGCTGAACACGGCTGAACAGCAGTTTGCCGCCTACAGGCAGGAACTGCCGGCGGGAGTGGATAACCAGCCCCATGTTCAGGCGGTTAACGACCATTTCAATATTCTGCACAATGCGCTAAGCGAGCTGATGCGCATGTTGACCAGCGGTGATTTCAAAGGTTTTGTCGACCAGCCCACCACGGGTTTCCAGAATGGTTTTGAGCAGGCCTATGATAACTGGCTGCAACATACCGCCCAGCTGCTCAGCGCCGGTTCTGCCGAGAACGATCATGCCTATCAGCGCGCAATCTGGGTGCTGCTGTCGGTGCTGGTGGTAGTGCTGGCGCTCATCGCCGCGGCGTGGTCGGGCATCCATCACATCCTGCTGCGTCCGCTGAAACAAAACATCGAACATATTCGAGGGATCGCCCGCGGCGATCTCACTCAGGCGATCGAGGCGCAGGGGCATAACGAAATGTCGCAGCTGGCCGCCAGCCTGCAACATATGCAGGCGTCGCTGGTCACCACCGTTAGCGCGGTGCGCGATGGTTCAGAGGCCATCTATACCGGTGCCAGTGAAATTTCCTCCGGCAATAACGATCTGTCATCGCGTACCGAACAGCAGGCGGCCTCGCTGGAGCAGACCGCAGCCAGTATGGAAGAACTGACCGCCACGGTGAAGCAGAACGCCGAAAACGCCCGTCAGGCATCCCAGCTGGCGCTCAGCGCCTCGGAAACCGCGCTCAAAGGGGGCAAAGTGGTGGATGGCGTGGTGAAAACCATGAGTGAAATCTCCACAAGCTCAAAGCAAATCGCCGATATCATCAGCGTGATCGACGGTATTGCCTTCCAGACCAATATTCTGGCGCTGAACGCGGCGGTTGAAGCGGCGCGTGCCGGAGAGCAGGGGCGCGGCTTTGCGGTCGTGGCGGGAGAAGTCCGCAACCTGGCACAGCGCAGCGCCCAGGCCGCCAGAGAAATCAAAGGGCTGATTGAAAACTCCGTGGCACGGGTCGACACCGGGTCGGTACTGGTAGAGAGCGCCGGGGAAACGATGAGCGATATCGTTAACGCCGTCACGCGCGTCACCGACATTATGGGCGAAATCGCCTCTGCTTCCGACGAGCAGAGCCGGGGTATTGACCAGGTGAGCGAAGCGGTGACCGAAATGGATCGCGTCACGCAGCAGAATGCCGCGCTGGTGGAACAGTCCGCTTCGGCGGCGGCATCGCTGGAAGAACAGGCCAGCCGCCTGACGCAGGCCGTGGCGGTGTTCCAAATGCGTAAAGAAAATCGTATTGCTGCCGTTAATAACCTTGCCGCGCCGAAGACATCCAGTCTGTCGCCGCCTGCTACAGCGCATAAAGCCCTGCCGAAGGCGACAGGCTCTGACGAAAACTGGGAAACCTTTTAA
- a CDS encoding protein-glutamate methylesterase/protein-glutamine glutaminase, whose amino-acid sequence MSKIKVLCVDDSSLMRQMMTEIVNSHPDMEMVASAPDPLVARELIKQFNPDVLTLDVEMPRMDGLDFLEKLMRLRPMPVVMVSSLTGQGSEITLRALELGAIDFVTKPSLGIREGMLAYSQTIADKVRAASRARLPTRGAQSAPVMLKAGPLLSSEKLIAIGASTGGTEAIRHVLQPLPATSPALLITQHMPAGFTRSFADRLNKLCQITVKEAEDGERILPGHAYIAPGAMHLELARSGANYQVKLNDGPPVNRHKPSVDVLFNSVARFAGRNAVGVILTGMGNDGAAGLLAMNQAGAWTIAQNEASCVVFGMPREAIALGGASEVLDLNQISQHMLAKISAGQALRI is encoded by the coding sequence ATGAGTAAAATCAAAGTATTGTGCGTTGATGATTCCTCTCTGATGCGCCAGATGATGACTGAAATTGTTAACAGCCATCCTGACATGGAGATGGTGGCTTCAGCCCCGGACCCGCTGGTGGCGCGGGAGTTAATCAAGCAATTCAATCCGGACGTGTTAACGCTGGACGTTGAGATGCCGCGAATGGACGGCCTCGACTTCCTGGAAAAACTGATGCGCCTGCGCCCGATGCCGGTCGTGATGGTGTCCTCACTGACCGGACAAGGCTCCGAAATCACTTTGCGTGCGCTGGAGCTGGGGGCAATAGACTTTGTCACCAAACCTTCTCTGGGGATACGTGAAGGGATGCTGGCCTATAGCCAGACCATCGCCGACAAGGTACGCGCCGCCTCACGCGCACGGCTACCCACGCGTGGCGCGCAGTCGGCACCGGTGATGCTGAAAGCAGGCCCGCTGCTGAGCAGTGAAAAGCTCATCGCTATCGGCGCCTCAACCGGAGGCACCGAGGCGATCCGCCACGTGCTGCAACCGCTACCCGCCACCAGCCCGGCTTTGCTGATCACTCAGCATATGCCGGCAGGGTTTACCCGGTCGTTTGCCGACCGTCTGAATAAGCTGTGTCAGATTACGGTGAAAGAAGCGGAGGACGGGGAGCGTATTCTGCCAGGGCATGCTTATATCGCTCCAGGGGCGATGCACCTTGAGCTGGCCCGTAGCGGCGCGAACTATCAGGTCAAATTGAATGATGGACCGCCGGTAAACCGCCATAAGCCGTCGGTTGATGTGCTGTTTAATTCCGTTGCGCGCTTTGCCGGTCGAAACGCCGTAGGCGTGATCCTGACCGGCATGGGTAACGATGGTGCAGCCGGGTTGCTGGCGATGAATCAGGCCGGCGCCTGGACAATCGCCCAGAATGAAGCCAGCTGCGTGGTCTTCGGCATGCCCCGTGAGGCGATAGCGCTCGGGGGGGCCAGTGAAGTGCTGGATCTTAACCAAATCAGCCAGCATATGCTGGCAAAAATTAGCGCTGGACAGGCGTTACGTATCTAG
- a CDS encoding methyl-accepting chemotaxis protein, producing MLGRLRIAGTIICLFGLFCLMQIVASGLSFNSFRLDAHNLNQVVISGGQRDALGESWAALLSTRLTLSRASTRAAINRPHDQVVSLMSKAQADMDVANKAFNDFQAIPAVTPEGEVLKQQIATAYGIYYNELAQLAEYLRNDQLQAFLDSPTQGKQDQFLLQYNLWMKHIDTLRDHAGDASKGFYFQSKVIFAASVVLSLLLTLGALIWVKRALIAPLARMRSHFERISHGDLNGQIEKWGSNELGQLFTSLQHMQQALASTVRDVRDGSRSMQSGIQEIALGNNDLSARTEQQAASLAQTAASMEQLTATVAANADNARRASELARSASGTAHKGGTLTDNVVTTMNGIADSSKKIADITSVIDGIAFQTNILALNAAVEAARAGEQGRGFAVVAGEVRSLAQRSAGAAKEIKTLIEESVSRVDQGAGLVASAGDTMSEIVQSVNRVSEIMGEIAAASDEQRRGIEQVAMAVSQMDQVTQQNAALVEEGAAATGALEAQAGQLTETVSRFALDARHD from the coding sequence ATGTTAGGTCGTTTACGTATTGCTGGCACGATTATTTGCCTGTTTGGCCTTTTCTGTCTAATGCAGATTGTTGCCAGCGGCTTGTCCTTCAACTCATTTCGCCTTGATGCCCACAACCTGAATCAGGTGGTGATCAGCGGCGGTCAGCGCGATGCGCTGGGAGAGAGCTGGGCGGCGCTGCTCAGCACGCGACTGACGTTGAGCCGGGCAAGTACCCGCGCTGCGATCAATCGCCCTCATGACCAGGTGGTCAGCCTGATGAGCAAGGCGCAGGCCGACATGGACGTGGCGAATAAAGCGTTTAACGATTTTCAGGCTATCCCGGCGGTGACGCCGGAAGGCGAAGTGTTGAAGCAGCAGATCGCCACGGCCTATGGCATCTATTACAACGAGCTGGCGCAGCTGGCCGAGTATTTACGTAACGATCAGCTACAGGCATTCCTCGACTCCCCGACACAGGGCAAACAGGATCAGTTCCTGCTTCAATACAACCTCTGGATGAAGCATATCGACACGCTACGCGATCATGCCGGTGATGCCAGTAAGGGCTTCTATTTCCAGTCGAAGGTGATTTTTGCTGCGTCCGTGGTGCTGTCACTGCTGTTGACGCTGGGGGCGCTTATCTGGGTCAAACGCGCCCTGATTGCGCCACTGGCACGTATGCGTAGCCACTTTGAACGCATTTCCCACGGCGATCTGAATGGTCAGATAGAAAAGTGGGGAAGCAATGAGCTGGGGCAGCTGTTTACCAGCCTGCAACATATGCAGCAGGCGCTGGCGTCGACGGTGCGAGATGTTCGCGACGGTAGCCGCAGTATGCAGAGCGGCATTCAGGAGATCGCGCTGGGTAATAACGATCTCTCAGCGCGTACCGAGCAGCAGGCAGCATCGCTGGCCCAGACCGCTGCCAGCATGGAACAGCTAACCGCCACGGTGGCGGCCAACGCCGATAATGCGCGCCGGGCTTCGGAGCTGGCGCGCTCGGCCTCAGGCACCGCGCATAAGGGCGGTACTCTGACCGATAACGTGGTGACCACCATGAACGGTATTGCCGACAGTTCGAAAAAGATTGCCGATATTACCAGCGTCATTGATGGCATTGCCTTCCAGACCAATATTCTGGCGCTGAACGCGGCGGTAGAAGCGGCGCGAGCCGGTGAGCAGGGGCGTGGCTTTGCCGTTGTCGCCGGCGAAGTGCGCAGCCTGGCGCAGCGCAGCGCCGGGGCGGCAAAAGAGATTAAAACGCTGATCGAGGAATCCGTTTCACGCGTTGACCAGGGGGCCGGGCTGGTGGCTTCTGCCGGGGACACGATGAGTGAGATTGTGCAAAGCGTTAACCGGGTCAGTGAGATTATGGGCGAGATCGCGGCGGCTAGTGATGAGCAGCGGCGTGGTATCGAACAGGTGGCGATGGCGGTGAGCCAGATGGATCAGGTTACCCAGCAGAATGCCGCGCTGGTTGAAGAAGGTGCCGCCGCTACCGGTGCACTGGAAGCACAGGCTGGACAGTTAACCGAAACGGTAAGCCGTTTCGCCCTGGATGCCCGGCATGATTAG
- the cheZ gene encoding protein phosphatase CheZ — protein MSTIPKPNVDAASAQDIISKIGSLTRMLRDSLRELGLDHAIAEAAEAIPDARDRLDYVVQMTAQAAERALNGVEASQPRQTLLEEGAKRLKGRWDEWFEHPVELADARSLVSETRGYLEAVPEHTSFTNSQLMEIMMAQDFQDLTGQVIKRMMDVIQEIERQLLNVLLENVPEQGQRKPKETDNLLNGPQINATAPNVVASQDQVDDLLDSLGF, from the coding sequence ATGAGTACTATTCCGAAACCTAATGTTGATGCTGCTTCGGCACAGGACATTATCTCCAAAATTGGTTCACTGACGCGGATGCTGCGCGACAGCCTGCGTGAGCTGGGGCTGGATCATGCGATTGCCGAAGCGGCAGAAGCGATACCAGATGCCCGCGATCGCCTCGATTATGTGGTACAGATGACCGCGCAAGCGGCAGAGCGCGCGTTAAACGGCGTTGAAGCCTCACAGCCGCGTCAGACGCTGTTGGAAGAGGGAGCGAAGCGGCTTAAAGGGCGCTGGGATGAATGGTTTGAACATCCTGTCGAACTGGCAGATGCACGCTCTCTGGTTTCGGAGACCCGTGGCTATCTGGAAGCGGTGCCGGAGCATACGTCGTTCACCAACTCCCAGCTGATGGAAATCATGATGGCTCAGGATTTTCAGGATCTGACCGGCCAGGTGATTAAACGTATGATGGATGTGATCCAGGAAATTGAACGTCAGCTGCTGAACGTTCTGCTGGAAAATGTTCCGGAGCAAGGCCAGCGCAAGCCAAAAGAGACCGATAATCTGCTCAATGGCCCGCAGATTAATGCGACGGCACCGAACGTGGTGGCAAGCCAGGATCAGGTCGATGACCTGCTGGACAGTCTCGGTTTTTGA